Proteins encoded in a region of the Rhodopirellula halodulae genome:
- a CDS encoding histone deacetylase family protein: protein MSKYRLLRQRVVESEHHRDDALIVPLAATDEQLQTCHTLDYVSRVQSGDLTSQEIRRIGFPWSSKMVERSRRSTGATIAAARAAMDDGVSANLAGGTHHAFADAGEGYCVFNDAAVAIRTLQSEGLIQRAVVIDLDVHQGNGTASILTGDDSAFTCSVHGVKNFPLRKVPSDLDVSLPDGTGDDGYMVALDEVLRTLDHHQDSHGRFDLAIYLAGADPFQNDRLGRLSLTMNGLARRDEAVLQWCRHNDLPVAIAMAGGYSKEVTEIVDIHAQTLRLAKIWSLAR from the coding sequence ATGTCCAAGTACCGCTTGCTTCGGCAGCGTGTCGTGGAATCAGAACACCATCGTGACGATGCGTTGATCGTTCCGTTGGCGGCAACAGATGAGCAACTGCAAACGTGTCACACGCTCGATTACGTTTCGCGAGTCCAGTCCGGAGATCTAACATCCCAAGAAATCCGGCGGATTGGTTTTCCGTGGTCTTCCAAGATGGTCGAACGTTCGCGGCGGAGCACCGGCGCCACGATCGCAGCCGCTCGAGCAGCGATGGACGACGGAGTCTCTGCCAATCTCGCCGGCGGCACGCATCACGCCTTCGCGGACGCAGGCGAGGGCTATTGCGTCTTCAACGACGCCGCGGTCGCGATTCGCACCTTGCAATCCGAAGGCCTGATCCAGCGTGCGGTGGTGATCGACTTGGACGTTCATCAAGGCAACGGCACCGCATCGATCCTGACGGGGGACGACTCGGCTTTCACTTGCTCCGTCCACGGCGTGAAAAACTTTCCGCTTCGGAAGGTCCCCAGCGACCTTGATGTCAGCTTGCCAGATGGAACCGGAGATGACGGCTACATGGTCGCGTTGGACGAGGTGCTCAGGACGCTGGATCATCACCAAGACTCACATGGCCGGTTTGACCTGGCAATCTATTTAGCAGGAGCCGATCCGTTTCAAAACGACCGTCTGGGACGCCTTTCGCTGACCATGAACGGGCTCGCACGCCGCGACGAAGCGGTCTTGCAATGGTGTCGTCACAATGATTTGCCAGTGGCAATTGCGATGGCCGGGGGTTACTCTAAAGAAGTCACAGAGATCGTCGATATCCATGCCCAAACCCTGCGTTTGGCGAAGATTTGGTCTCTGGCCCGCTGA
- a CDS encoding CPXCG motif-containing cysteine-rich protein, whose product MQPIDYGFDDDMDEEEPLSNTSLDGTYVCDNCGEEIVIPLDIAAGRDQEYVEDCPVCCSPSVIHVQIDNDDDVQVWAEAEQDRY is encoded by the coding sequence ATGCAACCAATCGATTACGGATTCGACGACGACATGGATGAGGAAGAACCGTTGTCCAACACGTCGCTCGATGGCACCTACGTTTGCGATAATTGCGGCGAAGAAATCGTCATTCCATTGGACATCGCCGCTGGACGGGACCAGGAGTATGTCGAAGATTGTCCGGTGTGCTGCAGCCCCAGCGTGATCCACGTCCAGATCGACAACGATGATGACGTCCAAGTCTGGGCCGAGGCGGAACAAGACCGATACTGA
- a CDS encoding ECF-type sigma factor, translated as MSSITQILQSSQKGDSAKTDQMFSFLYDDLRRMAGRFLQSEPQRERLSSSSLVHQAYVRMVDQDHVDWQGKTHFFAIGATVMRRILVDHARRTQAQKRGGGWIRRQLDDEVTFLLDQDDDVVALDELLQQLAALSPRQARVVELRFFGGLGMKEIAAELKLGLRTVEKEWAMARAWMRRELRDPTDERDAADEPIEETNGSESHDEKRSS; from the coding sequence ATGTCGTCGATCACTCAAATTTTGCAGAGCAGTCAGAAAGGCGACAGCGCCAAAACGGACCAGATGTTCTCGTTTCTGTACGACGATCTGCGACGGATGGCGGGCCGGTTTCTGCAGTCAGAACCGCAACGCGAACGTTTGAGCAGTTCCTCTTTGGTGCACCAAGCCTATGTGCGAATGGTGGATCAGGACCACGTCGACTGGCAGGGCAAGACTCACTTTTTCGCGATTGGAGCGACTGTGATGCGTCGCATCCTGGTCGATCACGCTCGCCGAACCCAGGCTCAGAAACGCGGGGGCGGTTGGATCCGACGTCAACTCGACGACGAAGTCACCTTCTTGCTGGACCAAGACGACGACGTCGTTGCGTTGGATGAATTGCTGCAACAGTTGGCTGCGCTGAGTCCACGGCAAGCCCGCGTGGTGGAGCTGCGATTCTTTGGCGGCCTAGGAATGAAAGAGATCGCGGCTGAGCTGAAGTTGGGTTTGCGAACCGTCGAGAAAGAATGGGCAATGGCCCGTGCTTGGATGCGAAGAGAACTTCGCGACCCAACCGACGAGCGTGACGCAGCTGACGAGCCGATCGAAGAAACCAACGGTTCCGAATCGCACGACGAAAAACGTTCCTCATGA
- a CDS encoding DASH family cryptochrome: MATALVWFRKDLRTVDHEPLLRAARSDRCFGVYCFDPREFSMASAGHPRTGAHRARFLIQSVADLRERLRALSGELIVRVGNPEEVLAELLQDLEIDALHFHHEAGTEESATAKAVEKVCNDHSINVHAVWGDTLIHRDDLPFDVRDTPEQFTQCRKQIERRCHSRQPIDAPEKIGGHLPSHVPAGELPTLATIGLTAPPSDARDLNQFQGGETAAHKRLQSYLWEDDRLRVYKETRNGMLSPNDSSKLSPWLAHGCLSPRTIASEVRRYEKERVQNDSTYWLIFELLWRDYFRWMSAKHGAKLFRKGGLREFELPWSRDREAFHRWQTGTTGYPLVDANMRELSATGFMSNRGRQNVASFLTKNLGIDWRWGASWFESQLIDYDVASNYGNWNYAAGIGNDSRGFRFFHITKQAEQYDPNGEYVKHWLPELRGLTAAEIHEPWKLSEERQADADVVLDIDYPRPMVDLHESADRTQMAYRRANKSHRSQRKAS, from the coding sequence ATGGCCACCGCATTGGTTTGGTTTCGCAAAGATCTCCGAACCGTGGATCACGAACCATTGCTGCGTGCCGCTCGCTCGGATCGTTGCTTCGGTGTCTACTGCTTTGATCCACGCGAATTTTCAATGGCGTCGGCTGGACATCCACGAACCGGTGCCCACCGCGCGCGGTTCTTGATCCAGTCCGTCGCCGATCTACGAGAACGCTTGCGAGCTTTGAGCGGCGAGCTGATCGTGCGTGTTGGCAATCCAGAAGAGGTCCTAGCCGAACTGCTGCAGGATCTGGAAATCGATGCCCTGCATTTCCACCATGAAGCGGGCACCGAAGAGTCCGCGACGGCCAAAGCGGTCGAAAAAGTTTGCAACGATCATTCGATCAACGTGCATGCGGTTTGGGGAGACACATTGATCCACCGAGACGATCTTCCCTTCGATGTGCGAGACACCCCTGAACAATTCACGCAGTGCCGCAAGCAGATCGAACGCCGCTGCCATTCTCGACAACCAATCGATGCACCCGAGAAAATAGGCGGTCATTTGCCCAGCCATGTCCCTGCGGGCGAACTTCCGACACTCGCGACGATTGGCTTGACCGCTCCACCGTCAGACGCTCGCGACTTGAATCAGTTCCAAGGTGGTGAAACGGCCGCTCACAAGCGTTTGCAATCCTACCTTTGGGAAGACGACCGGCTGCGCGTCTACAAAGAGACTCGCAACGGGATGCTCAGCCCCAACGACTCGTCGAAGCTTTCACCCTGGCTCGCCCATGGTTGCCTTTCGCCGCGCACCATCGCGTCGGAAGTTCGCCGGTACGAGAAAGAACGGGTCCAAAACGATTCGACGTATTGGCTGATCTTCGAGCTGCTCTGGAGAGACTACTTTCGGTGGATGTCGGCCAAGCACGGTGCCAAACTCTTTCGCAAAGGTGGCCTACGAGAATTTGAATTGCCGTGGAGTCGTGACCGCGAAGCTTTCCATCGTTGGCAGACGGGAACCACCGGGTACCCGTTGGTGGATGCGAACATGCGTGAACTATCCGCCACCGGATTCATGTCCAATCGCGGGCGTCAGAACGTCGCCAGTTTTCTGACGAAAAACCTGGGCATCGATTGGCGTTGGGGCGCCAGTTGGTTTGAATCGCAACTGATCGATTACGACGTCGCCAGCAATTACGGAAACTGGAACTATGCGGCGGGCATTGGCAACGACTCACGCGGCTTTCGGTTCTTCCACATCACCAAACAAGCCGAGCAGTACGATCCCAATGGCGAGTACGTCAAACACTGGCTGCCTGAACTGAGAGGCCTGACCGCGGCCGAGATTCATGAACCATGGAAGCTTTCAGAGGAGCGCCAAGCGGACGCCGATGTCGTGCTGGACATCGACTACCCGCGACCGATGGTGGACCTCCATGAATCAGCCGACCGAACTCAAATGGCCTATCGTCGGGCAAACAAGTCTCACCGATCCCAGCGAAAGGCATCTTGA
- a CDS encoding 2-phosphosulfolactate phosphatase translates to MKIETWLTPNAAGESERAPASVAIVIDVLRATTVATTALSAGAKSITTCGTVEEAFSMKSEASSDNVPMLCGERGCQPIVGFDFGNSPGEYSPAGVGERELILTTTNGTAAILAAEQCEHMWLACFANLSAVIDRLVRWHTANKDNESAFARIVCAGTNGCVTAEDVLLAGAIIAMCHQRLADSPRFYDGPIELLNDSGAIALSAWQHCITHDGVNSSETLAERLTLTQGGKNLIAANYANDLVDCGSIDVFDLVPTRDQRSPARFVAG, encoded by the coding sequence ATGAAAATCGAAACCTGGTTGACCCCCAACGCAGCGGGCGAATCCGAACGTGCACCCGCATCGGTCGCGATTGTCATTGATGTCTTGCGAGCAACCACCGTCGCAACAACAGCTCTGTCGGCGGGAGCCAAGTCCATCACGACTTGCGGCACCGTTGAAGAAGCCTTTTCTATGAAGTCCGAAGCTTCTTCGGACAACGTGCCGATGCTGTGCGGCGAGCGTGGATGCCAACCGATCGTCGGTTTTGATTTTGGCAACTCGCCGGGTGAGTACTCACCCGCTGGGGTTGGCGAACGAGAATTGATTTTGACAACCACCAACGGAACGGCGGCCATCCTGGCGGCGGAGCAGTGCGAGCACATGTGGCTGGCATGCTTCGCCAATCTGTCCGCCGTGATTGATCGGCTGGTACGTTGGCACACGGCGAACAAAGACAACGAATCAGCGTTTGCTCGCATCGTCTGCGCGGGCACCAACGGATGCGTGACCGCCGAGGACGTGTTGCTGGCGGGTGCCATCATCGCGATGTGCCATCAAAGGCTCGCGGATTCGCCTCGTTTTTACGACGGGCCGATCGAATTGCTGAATGATTCCGGTGCGATTGCTTTGTCCGCTTGGCAGCACTGCATCACGCACGACGGTGTCAACAGTTCCGAGACGCTGGCCGAACGGCTGACCCTCACCCAGGGGGGCAAGAATTTGATCGCGGCCAACTACGCCAACGATCTGGTCGACTGTGGAAGCATCGACGTCTTTGACCTGGTACCAACGCGGGACCAACGCTCACCGGCCCGTTTCGTGGCCGGTTGA
- a CDS encoding formylglycine-generating enzyme family protein: MTFDLKRSLRPLGIAAACTFAAGPFLPADLLPNAHAVESTAGATEAATLGFAKEKPADGPSVDLGDGRFMVPYTEKIPGTDITFEMIPVPGGTFNFGSPEDADPREEDEGPTVELKVAPMWVAKTETTWKMYKEYMRMYAVFKSFESEGVRVVDDSNRADAITAPTELYDPSFTYEYGEDDEQPAVTMTQYAAQQYTKWLSLITDRQYRLPTEAEWEYAARGGTDTAYSWGDDPEAVEDYAWYFDNSFEGPSHVGTKKPNPFGLHDMHGNAAEWTVNEYTEEGYQWIIDGEIKDAFNAVRWPENPWPHVARGGSWESDPPELRSASRLASNDEDWKYEDPNFPKSPWWFTDDPSRGVGFRLFRSLEPLTRDQLKNFWEPTALETVDDVDSRISGGRGGWGLVDKDLPEAAAE; the protein is encoded by the coding sequence ATGACGTTTGATTTGAAACGCTCCCTCCGCCCTCTGGGGATCGCGGCAGCCTGCACTTTCGCGGCTGGCCCGTTCCTTCCCGCCGATTTGCTTCCGAATGCTCACGCCGTTGAATCCACGGCCGGTGCCACCGAAGCCGCCACGCTCGGTTTCGCGAAAGAAAAACCTGCTGATGGCCCCTCGGTCGATCTGGGCGATGGTCGCTTCATGGTGCCCTACACCGAAAAAATCCCCGGCACCGACATCACGTTTGAGATGATTCCCGTGCCCGGTGGCACGTTCAACTTCGGCAGCCCCGAAGACGCGGATCCACGCGAAGAAGACGAGGGACCGACCGTCGAGTTGAAAGTGGCTCCGATGTGGGTCGCCAAGACCGAAACGACATGGAAGATGTACAAGGAGTACATGCGAATGTACGCCGTCTTCAAATCGTTCGAGTCCGAAGGCGTCCGAGTCGTCGATGATTCCAATCGCGCCGACGCGATCACCGCCCCGACGGAACTTTACGATCCATCGTTCACCTACGAGTACGGCGAGGACGATGAACAACCCGCCGTGACGATGACCCAGTACGCGGCGCAGCAATACACCAAGTGGTTGAGCTTGATCACCGATCGTCAGTACCGATTGCCCACCGAAGCCGAGTGGGAATACGCCGCTCGCGGTGGAACGGACACGGCTTACAGTTGGGGCGATGATCCCGAAGCCGTCGAAGATTACGCATGGTACTTTGACAACTCGTTCGAAGGTCCCTCTCACGTCGGCACAAAGAAACCCAACCCGTTCGGTTTGCATGACATGCATGGCAACGCCGCCGAGTGGACCGTCAATGAATACACGGAAGAGGGTTATCAGTGGATCATCGATGGTGAGATCAAAGACGCGTTTAACGCCGTCCGCTGGCCCGAAAACCCATGGCCGCACGTCGCACGCGGCGGCAGTTGGGAAAGTGATCCACCTGAACTCCGCAGCGCTTCGCGTTTGGCATCCAACGACGAAGACTGGAAGTACGAAGATCCGAACTTCCCAAAGAGCCCTTGGTGGTTCACCGACGATCCATCGCGTGGCGTCGGTTTCCGCTTGTTCCGCTCGCTGGAACCTTTGACCCGAGACCAGTTGAAGAACTTCTGGGAGCCAACGGCTCTGGAAACCGTCGACGACGTGGACAGCCGCATCTCGGGCGGTCGCGGTGGATGGGGATTGGTTGACAAAGACCTTCCCGAAGCCGCCGCCGAGTGA
- a CDS encoding acetylxylan esterase has product MKMQSVTKARFRSVGRLLTMVSCLILLDIAMEGAVFAQDSTSEIESSAETAVVADQALPELKTLDGHFPFEVPPTLDDWEQRARRLRTRVAMATGLHPMLPRGPVDATIHSPVDRDGFQIEKVYFESVPGHFVTGLLFRPTGENLAKGLNEDGKRPAVLCPHGHGGRMMRNDSDTMNRLIESGDEMHLESGSMPKIARCATLARMGCVSFIFDMVGYADSVQLSHSFAHRRHETREEEVVAAGTEPELFFSTAADARLQSIYGLQTYNALRSFDFLASMEDIDLNRLAVTGGSGGGTQTIMLGALEPRVAVSFPNGMVSTSMQGGCACENACLLRIDTGNVELAALMAPKPMGMTAADDWTVDMMHDGYPELRQLYTMLGEPENVLCESLVQFKHNYNYVTRRIMYGWMNEHLRLGLETPIVETDFPALTEEEGAVWNEQHPAPDVRGPDHEQQVLSWWTEQNEKALADGLGEKATLKGFDQNVRPALSTLFDSSMPTSSDVSLQLNDPMQHGSGVYWSNGKVVDSTRRREIPIRRWTTGEQGKRNSDEATVLWIQSAEFDPEEASVSLEGSAELQSLLQTHGSVVVIDIGAMPTDAAEGKQRINPQPRRASAAFTFGYNRPLVVTRCADVLAVIAAFQQSPGNVTLVAPEGTAAYALPAAALAGPFVDEANVELAGFQFANLFHQDHEHFIPGIVKYGDVDALAAWRAPYALTLTDSVQSDGKSHWPTATAIYKAREAADQLRIQAK; this is encoded by the coding sequence ATGAAAATGCAATCAGTGACGAAAGCCCGTTTTCGTTCGGTGGGGCGACTCCTCACGATGGTGAGCTGCCTCATTCTGCTTGATATTGCGATGGAGGGGGCCGTCTTTGCCCAAGACTCCACATCGGAAATTGAGTCTTCAGCAGAAACCGCGGTTGTCGCTGACCAAGCTTTGCCGGAACTGAAAACACTGGACGGACATTTCCCGTTTGAAGTTCCGCCGACGCTGGATGATTGGGAACAACGAGCGCGTCGGCTGCGGACACGAGTCGCGATGGCAACGGGGTTGCATCCAATGCTTCCGCGAGGCCCCGTCGACGCGACCATTCATTCACCCGTGGATCGCGATGGCTTTCAAATCGAGAAAGTGTATTTCGAAAGCGTCCCGGGACACTTTGTGACCGGGCTGTTGTTTCGACCGACAGGGGAAAATCTGGCCAAGGGGTTGAACGAAGACGGCAAGCGTCCCGCCGTGCTCTGCCCGCATGGCCACGGTGGACGCATGATGCGAAACGATTCAGACACCATGAATCGTTTGATCGAATCCGGCGATGAAATGCATCTGGAATCTGGAAGTATGCCGAAGATCGCTCGGTGTGCGACGTTGGCACGCATGGGCTGCGTCAGTTTCATCTTCGACATGGTTGGCTACGCCGACTCGGTGCAACTGAGCCATTCCTTTGCCCACCGAAGGCACGAAACGAGAGAGGAAGAAGTGGTTGCGGCGGGGACGGAACCGGAATTGTTCTTCAGCACGGCCGCGGATGCTCGGCTGCAATCGATTTACGGACTTCAGACCTACAACGCACTGCGCTCGTTCGATTTCTTGGCGTCGATGGAGGACATTGATCTGAATCGATTGGCGGTGACCGGCGGCAGCGGCGGTGGGACTCAAACGATCATGCTTGGTGCTCTGGAACCACGCGTGGCGGTCAGCTTTCCCAACGGCATGGTGTCCACTTCCATGCAGGGCGGATGTGCTTGCGAAAACGCATGTCTGCTGCGGATCGACACGGGCAACGTCGAATTGGCCGCGTTGATGGCTCCCAAGCCGATGGGAATGACCGCCGCCGACGACTGGACGGTGGACATGATGCATGATGGCTATCCCGAGCTGCGTCAGCTCTACACTATGTTGGGCGAACCTGAAAACGTTCTTTGCGAATCATTGGTTCAGTTCAAACACAACTACAACTATGTGACTCGCCGAATCATGTACGGCTGGATGAACGAACACTTGCGACTTGGATTGGAAACGCCGATTGTCGAGACCGACTTTCCCGCGTTGACGGAGGAAGAAGGTGCGGTGTGGAACGAACAGCATCCCGCTCCCGACGTTCGTGGACCGGATCACGAGCAACAGGTGTTGTCGTGGTGGACCGAACAAAACGAAAAAGCATTGGCGGATGGCTTGGGTGAGAAGGCGACATTGAAAGGATTTGACCAAAACGTCCGTCCTGCCCTTTCGACCCTGTTTGATTCGTCAATGCCCACCTCATCTGATGTCTCTTTGCAGTTGAATGATCCGATGCAACATGGATCAGGCGTGTATTGGTCCAACGGGAAAGTGGTTGATTCAACTCGTCGTCGCGAAATTCCGATTCGTCGTTGGACGACCGGGGAACAGGGGAAACGCAACTCGGATGAAGCCACGGTGTTGTGGATTCAATCTGCCGAATTTGATCCAGAAGAAGCATCTGTTTCCCTCGAGGGATCAGCGGAATTGCAGTCGTTGTTGCAAACGCATGGTTCGGTGGTGGTGATTGACATTGGGGCCATGCCAACGGATGCCGCGGAAGGAAAGCAACGCATTAATCCGCAGCCACGACGTGCTTCGGCGGCATTCACGTTTGGGTACAACCGGCCTTTGGTCGTGACTCGATGTGCCGACGTGTTGGCGGTGATTGCAGCCTTCCAGCAATCACCTGGCAACGTCACGCTGGTCGCACCCGAAGGAACCGCAGCCTACGCCTTGCCGGCGGCCGCGTTGGCGGGGCCATTTGTCGATGAAGCGAACGTGGAGTTGGCTGGATTCCAATTCGCGAATTTGTTTCATCAGGATCACGAGCATTTCATTCCCGGTATCGTGAAGTACGGGGACGTTGATGCCTTGGCAGCATGGCGAGCACCCTATGCATTGACCCTGACTGATTCAGTTCAATCCGATGGGAAAAGCCATTGGCCGACTGCCACCGCGATCTACAAAGCTCGCGAAGCCGCGGATCAGTTACGCATCCAGGCGAAATAA
- a CDS encoding leucine-rich repeat domain-containing protein — MQPFKLSIALAMATLAVLPGCGSRAVPEADPVESSTTSVDANASSPTLAEAWNEIPGAKTKQRGDAVVVVDLREVSEGDYDAAKKLLSRSNDVAELFMPGAAWGDGTVLRLAALPKLRRVRVYGKEFDDAKAKTMSGLPALVAVTFQDTSVTDEGAAVLAELNELVDVSLMNSPVTDQVLKSISTLPKLTKLKLRGTKITGEAFGPIAKLPLVDLELAETDFGPAGMQAISEIEGLQKLNLWLTKVDDESMKAIEGKTSLTVLNLDNCSFITEGSIPVITSLPKLTLLHLGKSKVAPEALPELKVLQEMQTLFVNDLGLEEDKAMELKAMFPKLERFVY, encoded by the coding sequence ATGCAACCTTTCAAGCTTTCTATCGCATTGGCAATGGCGACTTTGGCCGTCTTGCCCGGTTGCGGTTCACGTGCGGTGCCCGAAGCCGATCCCGTCGAATCCAGCACAACATCGGTGGATGCCAACGCTTCGTCGCCAACTTTGGCGGAAGCTTGGAACGAAATCCCCGGAGCCAAAACGAAACAGCGTGGCGACGCTGTTGTCGTGGTTGATCTTCGTGAAGTGAGCGAAGGTGACTACGACGCCGCGAAAAAATTGCTTTCGCGAAGCAATGACGTGGCGGAGTTGTTCATGCCCGGTGCGGCTTGGGGCGATGGAACCGTGTTGCGTTTGGCGGCGCTGCCCAAACTCCGTCGCGTGCGAGTCTACGGCAAAGAGTTCGACGACGCGAAAGCAAAGACCATGTCCGGATTGCCCGCTCTGGTTGCGGTTACTTTCCAAGACACCTCGGTGACGGACGAGGGTGCGGCGGTGCTGGCGGAACTGAACGAGTTGGTGGACGTGTCGTTGATGAATTCACCAGTGACGGATCAGGTGCTGAAATCAATCTCCACGCTGCCGAAATTGACCAAGCTGAAACTACGTGGCACCAAAATCACCGGAGAAGCATTTGGTCCCATCGCGAAATTGCCGTTGGTGGACTTGGAACTAGCGGAAACAGATTTTGGCCCGGCGGGCATGCAAGCCATTTCCGAGATCGAAGGTTTGCAGAAGCTGAATCTTTGGCTGACTAAGGTCGACGATGAGTCGATGAAAGCAATCGAAGGAAAGACTTCGTTGACGGTTTTGAACTTAGACAATTGTTCGTTCATCACGGAAGGTTCGATCCCCGTGATCACGTCATTGCCCAAGCTGACTTTGTTGCACTTGGGGAAATCCAAAGTCGCCCCGGAAGCCTTGCCCGAGTTGAAGGTGCTGCAAGAAATGCAGACTTTGTTTGTCAACGACCTCGGCTTGGAAGAAGACAAAGCGATGGAGTTAAAAGCCATGTTCCCGAAACTGGAACGCTTTGTTTATTGA
- a CDS encoding ABC transporter substrate-binding protein translates to MPANHGSTNHTSSTVDAPRRDTQTRETQQAIKQQIQPTKEGPPTLPTPGWPRRHFLTLAAVSGVAAATGCRPKNAADVQQAKSSVRTDVPLRLVWTGTDDEAEIVRRTWQSISEQPLKITVAKTDPGDKADFWEQASKTDVLVYPLAQMGELVSRELVMANLGSSTGSGSLTGSSSNSASDEDASTQAAAAPPAIRVAMNFGNESIGKCLGGALPALLLGEQASSDVAGANSMTWSQLQQLAADRPGKVAEPTAPGWAGIAYLWRLASVIQATWLFDRETLEPLLTESDYVDVLQQMADMAKHAPESAMTPGQIFQAVSTGELVAGIGFPELAPQQDADAETSGSPAGIGNVQVKAMPIADASNLESDTLQLERTGRVMFAPQTLVGSLAESCRQTAAANQFLNWLAGGEGSEPLYRSVGGLLAPSAATGPDDAAGGNYQPWLKSAWQNPNVMPPLNLVGSDRYLQVLDAQVRQCLTGQQTAQDACEAISQSWSQLHDELGVKKQKRSWQKALGLI, encoded by the coding sequence ATGCCTGCAAACCACGGCTCGACCAACCACACATCGTCCACCGTGGACGCTCCCCGTCGCGACACGCAAACTCGGGAAACGCAACAGGCAATAAAGCAACAGATACAACCAACCAAAGAGGGTCCGCCGACGCTTCCAACCCCGGGGTGGCCTCGTCGACATTTCCTGACACTTGCCGCCGTCTCCGGAGTCGCCGCCGCGACCGGTTGCCGTCCGAAAAATGCCGCTGACGTTCAGCAGGCGAAGTCCAGCGTTCGGACGGATGTGCCATTGCGTTTGGTTTGGACGGGCACCGACGACGAAGCCGAAATCGTTCGCCGCACCTGGCAATCGATCAGCGAGCAACCGCTGAAGATCACCGTTGCGAAAACGGATCCGGGTGACAAGGCGGACTTTTGGGAACAAGCCTCCAAAACCGATGTGCTGGTTTATCCTCTCGCGCAGATGGGCGAACTCGTTTCTCGTGAATTGGTGATGGCGAACTTGGGCTCGTCCACTGGCTCGGGCTCGCTTACCGGCTCATCGTCAAACAGCGCGAGCGATGAGGACGCATCGACCCAAGCGGCGGCAGCACCTCCCGCGATTCGAGTCGCCATGAACTTCGGCAACGAGTCCATCGGCAAGTGCCTGGGTGGTGCGTTGCCGGCCTTGCTGCTCGGCGAACAAGCAAGTAGCGACGTCGCAGGTGCGAACTCGATGACGTGGAGCCAACTGCAACAACTCGCCGCCGACAGGCCTGGTAAAGTCGCCGAGCCAACGGCGCCCGGTTGGGCTGGCATCGCTTACCTATGGCGTTTGGCCAGCGTCATCCAAGCCACGTGGCTGTTTGACCGAGAAACCTTGGAACCGTTGCTGACCGAATCCGACTACGTGGACGTCCTGCAGCAGATGGCCGACATGGCCAAGCACGCCCCCGAGTCTGCCATGACCCCCGGCCAAATCTTCCAAGCGGTCAGCACGGGTGAGTTGGTGGCGGGCATTGGATTCCCAGAACTCGCCCCGCAACAAGACGCGGATGCGGAAACCTCGGGATCACCCGCTGGCATCGGGAATGTGCAAGTCAAAGCCATGCCAATCGCCGACGCCTCCAACCTGGAATCTGACACGCTCCAACTGGAACGCACCGGACGCGTGATGTTCGCTCCCCAAACGCTGGTCGGTTCATTGGCGGAGTCGTGCCGGCAAACCGCTGCGGCCAACCAGTTTCTGAACTGGCTGGCCGGTGGAGAAGGAAGCGAACCGTTGTATCGCTCGGTCGGAGGCTTGCTCGCACCATCCGCTGCGACTGGCCCGGATGACGCCGCCGGTGGCAACTATCAACCTTGGCTGAAATCTGCCTGGCAGAATCCCAATGTGATGCCACCGCTCAATCTTGTTGGATCGGATCGTTACCTGCAGGTGCTGGACGCCCAGGTGCGTCAATGCTTGACAGGCCAGCAAACTGCACAGGACGCCTGTGAAGCGATTTCGCAATCATGGTCCCAGCTGCACGACGAACTCGGCGTTAAAAAACAGAAACGGTCGTGGCAGAAGGCACTGGGACTGATCTAA